One genomic window of Corticium candelabrum chromosome 9, ooCorCand1.1, whole genome shotgun sequence includes the following:
- the LOC134184816 gene encoding N-alpha-acetyltransferase 60-like yields MLDSGTNGHVCRSKTVDTICVPMNPVLGELQFRFLEPSDVEEVKELSRDCFPINYPDSWFVEITSSPKLCSLAAVHSSRIIGMIVVEVKPFTSCNHEDSDLLSCSTCKDAQVAYILSLGVAKQHRRSGIGSVLLQQGLDHLQSSGRLKSDCKAIYLHCMVSNLTALKFYKRRGFREHSYLANYYGASAQSADAYCCVKYINGGEPPWSLSTLVVVVNKICAALKGFMSSVPCWSNRLLQFVRRHVWSSANSLPTRRL; encoded by the exons ATGTTAGACAGTGGAACGAATGGGCATGTTTGTCGTTCAAAGACTGTAGACACCATTTGCGTGCCCATGAATCCGGTGCTCGGAGAGCTACAGTTTAGATTTCTCGAGCCATCAGACGTGGAAGAGGTGAAAGAGTTGAGCAGAGACTGCTTTCCAATCAA CTACCCAGATTCGTGGTTCGTCGAAATTACCTCATCTCCCAAGCTCTGCTCTCTAGCGGCTGTTCACTCATCAAGGATTATCGGCATGATCGTTGTGGAAGTGAAACCGTTCACGTCATGCAATCACGAG GATTCAGATCTATTGAGTTGTTCGACATGCAAGGATGCTCAAGTTGCATATATTCTCAGCCTGGGTGTTGCCAAGCAACATCGACGCTCGGGCATAG GTTCTGTTCTTCTTCAACAAGGTCTAGATCATTTGCAATCGTCGGGAAGATTGAAATCAGACTGCAAGGCTATCTATTTGCACTGCATGGTGTCGAACTTGACGGCTCTCAAGTTCTACAAGAGACGGGGCTTTAGAGAGCACAGCTACTTGGCAAACTATTATGGAGCGAGTGCACAGTCAGCTGATGCTTACTGCTGTGTCAAATACATTAATGGTGGAGAGCCACCGTGGTCACTAAG TACTTTGGTGGTTGTGGTGAACAAGATTTGTGCAGCACTAAAGGGCTTTATGTCTTCTGTACCTTGTTGGAGTAATCGACTGCTTCAGTTTGTACGGAGACATGTTTGGTCGAGTGCTAACTCTTTGCCGACACGAAGATTGTGA